From the Octadecabacter antarcticus 307 genome, one window contains:
- a CDS encoding efflux RND transporter permease subunit produces the protein MNLIRYSIARPVAVVAAVLIAVLFGMLALSRIPIQLAPDVRKPIVVVQTSWPGAAPSEVEREIVNLQEETLRGLEGLEIMTSRSRTGEASVTLEFAVGTDMSQSLLLVSNRLDRVGGYPAEASQPTLNTSGADDSPIAWVLMTAKEGNTRAMPTYGDFLEDVIKDRVERIEGVSAVNVFGGTQRELQVIVDPQRLSRYGLTVPEVVRVLRSENISTSAGDVDEGKRRYVVRTESSLNTEDAIRNVVLRSDVANGGVGRVRVMDVAEVSFAYQEATSRLRFEGEPGLAFNVVRESGANVISVMEEFRVVLEELRVGPLNDVGLNAEQVYDETIYIQGAIDLVIQNIWIGAALAAFILMLFLRSTRATIIVSLAIPVSIVATFVVMALTGRTLNVISLAGIAFAIGMIVDAAIVVLENIFRLREAGYSRREAAYLGAKQVWGAILVSALTTVLVFIPILIMQLEAGQLFRDIAVAISVSVILSLLVAVTVIPALSSRLLRADDQLPMRIWGVDHIASGFRRAVMAYVRITVRYRSIGIAMVAVIAGGAAIASWTFLPRLEYLPEGNRNLVFGLIIPPPGYNLETTETIAQRIENVARPLWEAAPDTQTEDGIPSIDSFFFVATPGNSFVGAGAVDPSRAAELIPVLSSPIFAEPGTFGFMTQPSLFGRGVGGGRTIELNVSGQDLDVILGVAGRAAGIVSQILPRSEGHQFRPIPGLELGAPEVRLIPDRLRLADAGLDSSALAATVDAFNDGLRVAQVTIGSDRVNLVLKGDPSVTDAVRTQDIGNYPVVTPGGQIVPVSALADVVLTAGPTEIRHRERLRTVTLEVRPSNDLPLEQAVEMLETQVVAVLEQQGLPNDIQLSVSGTADQLSQTWAAIQINLIVAMIIVFLVMAILFESFLLPLVIMISVPVAAAGGVGGLALLNTYQTQPLDMLTLLGFVILVGIVVNNAILIVHQTLFHLRDEGMEPVDAIEEATRNRIRPIFMSTLTSVMGMLPLIIFSGEGSELYRGLGAVVVGGLSLSAFLTLLTVPPLLRLCIRKNVEVSDLETIARPA, from the coding sequence GTGAACCTGATCCGTTATTCCATTGCTCGACCAGTAGCGGTCGTCGCGGCGGTTCTGATCGCAGTTCTTTTTGGAATGCTGGCGCTGTCGCGCATACCGATCCAATTGGCCCCCGATGTGCGCAAACCGATTGTCGTCGTGCAAACCAGCTGGCCCGGCGCCGCCCCGTCTGAAGTCGAGCGCGAGATTGTAAACCTGCAAGAAGAAACACTGCGCGGCCTTGAAGGGCTTGAAATCATGACGTCGCGGTCGCGCACGGGCGAAGCATCCGTGACGCTAGAATTTGCCGTTGGCACAGACATGAGCCAGTCGTTGTTGCTGGTGTCAAACCGTCTAGACCGTGTTGGAGGTTATCCTGCCGAGGCGAGCCAACCAACACTCAATACCTCGGGCGCAGATGACAGCCCGATCGCGTGGGTTTTGATGACCGCAAAAGAGGGCAACACACGGGCCATGCCCACCTATGGCGACTTTCTGGAAGACGTCATCAAAGACCGCGTCGAACGCATCGAAGGCGTGTCAGCCGTTAATGTCTTCGGCGGGACACAGCGTGAATTGCAGGTCATCGTTGACCCCCAACGACTGTCACGCTACGGCCTGACAGTGCCCGAGGTCGTGCGGGTTTTACGGTCTGAAAACATATCAACCTCAGCTGGGGACGTGGACGAGGGCAAACGCCGTTATGTCGTGCGCACCGAAAGCAGCCTGAACACCGAAGACGCGATCCGCAATGTTGTGCTGCGGTCAGATGTGGCGAACGGCGGTGTTGGCCGTGTCCGCGTTATGGACGTTGCCGAGGTGTCATTCGCCTACCAAGAGGCGACAAGCCGGCTGCGTTTCGAAGGAGAACCGGGCCTCGCGTTTAATGTGGTGCGTGAATCTGGCGCCAACGTGATCAGTGTTATGGAAGAATTCCGCGTGGTATTGGAGGAATTGCGTGTCGGTCCTCTGAACGACGTCGGGTTGAACGCGGAACAGGTTTACGACGAAACGATATATATTCAGGGCGCCATTGATCTTGTGATCCAGAATATTTGGATCGGCGCGGCGCTTGCTGCGTTTATCCTTATGTTGTTCTTGCGCAGTACACGCGCCACGATCATTGTATCTCTCGCCATCCCAGTGTCGATTGTCGCCACATTCGTGGTTATGGCGCTGACCGGGCGCACGCTGAACGTGATTTCATTGGCAGGGATCGCGTTTGCCATCGGCATGATCGTGGATGCGGCCATTGTCGTGTTGGAAAACATTTTTCGCCTGCGCGAGGCAGGGTATAGCAGACGCGAAGCCGCCTATCTGGGCGCAAAGCAGGTGTGGGGTGCGATCCTTGTGTCAGCCTTGACAACCGTGTTGGTATTTATTCCAATTTTGATCATGCAGCTTGAGGCGGGACAGTTGTTTCGCGACATCGCGGTGGCGATTTCCGTGTCCGTGATTTTATCCCTTTTGGTTGCCGTGACGGTCATTCCAGCGCTCTCCAGCAGGTTGCTTCGTGCGGATGATCAACTGCCCATGCGGATTTGGGGCGTTGATCATATTGCGTCAGGGTTTCGGCGCGCGGTGATGGCCTACGTGCGGATCACTGTGCGGTACCGTTCAATCGGGATTGCGATGGTTGCCGTAATTGCGGGCGGTGCAGCGATCGCCAGTTGGACGTTCCTGCCCCGTCTTGAATACCTGCCCGAAGGCAACCGCAACTTGGTCTTTGGTCTGATAATCCCACCACCGGGGTATAATCTGGAAACCACGGAAACAATTGCCCAACGCATCGAAAACGTCGCACGACCGCTTTGGGAGGCTGCGCCAGACACGCAGACGGAAGATGGTATTCCCTCCATCGACAGCTTCTTTTTCGTAGCCACACCTGGCAATTCGTTTGTGGGTGCTGGCGCTGTTGATCCTAGCCGCGCAGCTGAACTTATCCCTGTTCTGAGTAGCCCGATATTTGCAGAGCCAGGCACATTCGGGTTCATGACCCAGCCGTCGTTGTTCGGGCGCGGTGTTGGCGGCGGGCGTACGATTGAATTGAATGTATCTGGCCAAGACCTTGACGTTATTTTGGGTGTTGCGGGGCGGGCGGCCGGCATCGTATCACAAATTTTGCCCCGCTCGGAAGGGCATCAGTTCCGCCCCATTCCGGGGCTGGAACTTGGCGCACCCGAAGTGCGTCTGATCCCAGATCGTTTGCGGTTGGCGGATGCGGGGCTAGATAGTTCTGCACTGGCCGCCACTGTTGATGCGTTCAACGATGGGTTGCGCGTTGCGCAGGTCACGATTGGGTCAGACCGCGTCAATCTGGTACTGAAGGGCGATCCATCCGTCACTGACGCCGTGCGCACGCAAGACATCGGCAATTACCCCGTAGTGACTCCCGGGGGTCAGATTGTGCCAGTGTCTGCGCTGGCGGATGTCGTCCTAACAGCCGGCCCGACTGAAATTCGACACCGCGAACGATTGCGCACCGTCACGCTTGAGGTCCGGCCCTCAAACGATCTGCCTCTCGAACAAGCTGTTGAGATGTTGGAAACCCAAGTGGTTGCCGTGCTGGAACAGCAAGGGTTACCCAATGACATTCAGCTCAGTGTATCAGGCACGGCAGATCAGCTGAGCCAGACATGGGCTGCCATTCAGATTAATTTGATCGTCGCGATGATCATCGTATTCCTTGTTATGGCGATCTTATTTGAGAGCTTTCTGTTGCCACTTGTCATCATGATCTCGGTGCCTGTTGCTGCAGCAGGTGGCGTAGGCGGTTTGGCGCTTTTGAACACCTATCAAACCCAACCGTTGGATATGCTGACGCTTTTAGGATTCGTCATTCTAGTTGGAATTGTTGTTAATAACGCGATCCTTATCGTGCACCAAACGCTGTTTCACCTTCGCGACGAAGGGATGGAGCCTGTGGACGCCATAGAAGAAGCAACGCGCAACCGGATTCGACCAATATTCATGTCCACCTTAACCAGTGTAATGGGGATGCTGCCCCTGATTATCTTCTCCGGCGAAGGATCTGAACTCTATCGTGGGCTCGGCGCAGTTGTGGTCGGTGGCTTGTCACTGTCAGCCTTCCTCACGTTGCTGACGGTGCCGCCGCTGCTGCGACTTTGCATTCGTAAAAACGTTGAGGTGTCTGACTTAGAAACCATCGCACGGCCTGCTTAA
- a CDS encoding SapC family protein, whose amino-acid sequence MAKQNIIYGRAVPVNTQAHKDVSVEITDTYAFAKHVNTVPIVAAEFTASSADLVIVFTGSEGAIFPSVLLGVESDQNEFIDEDGLWTGKYVPAFLRRYPFVFAQSPEEDQLVLCIDEEFEGVNSDGVGERLFDSDGERTQYLENKLQFSAQYQNQHLQTKIFCARLLELGLLEPAVANFMGDASQPRRLSGFFRINREKLKAIAPETLTMMFNNDELELCYVHLQSFNNVDMLGLKSAASSD is encoded by the coding sequence ATGGCAAAGCAAAACATAATTTACGGCCGGGCCGTACCTGTGAATACCCAAGCACATAAGGACGTATCTGTCGAAATAACCGACACATACGCATTTGCAAAACACGTCAACACGGTACCTATTGTGGCAGCAGAGTTTACGGCATCTTCTGCTGATTTGGTAATTGTATTTACTGGCTCTGAAGGCGCTATATTTCCATCAGTTTTGCTAGGCGTCGAAAGTGATCAGAACGAATTTATCGACGAAGACGGCTTATGGACGGGTAAATATGTGCCTGCTTTCTTGCGCCGTTATCCTTTTGTTTTTGCACAAAGCCCTGAAGAAGACCAATTGGTGCTGTGCATCGACGAAGAATTTGAAGGTGTCAACAGCGACGGTGTGGGCGAACGCCTTTTCGATTCAGACGGGGAACGCACGCAGTATTTGGAGAATAAACTTCAGTTTTCTGCTCAGTATCAAAATCAACACCTGCAAACCAAAATCTTTTGCGCCCGGCTGCTCGAACTTGGCCTGCTGGAACCAGCCGTTGCCAACTTTATGGGCGACGCAAGCCAACCACGCCGTCTGTCTGGTTTCTTCCGGATCAACCGTGAGAAACTAAAAGCCATCGCACCGGAAACACTGACCATGATGTTCAACAATGATGAGTTGGAATTGTGCTATGTACACCTGCAGTCGTTCAACAATGTTGATATGCTTGGCCTGAAATCGGCCGCCAGTTCAGATTGA
- a CDS encoding IS1595-like element ISOan10 family transposase, protein MPARWKNDKPMSRPAFDARFSDEEACSHYLAEHRWPEGFVCPSCGTCKGWPLKRNRATWECAGCARQTSVTAGTVMHSSHLPLRIWFLAAHIITSHSNGMSALQLQAQLGLGSYKTAWLLLQKLRRSMVNPDRNPLKDLVEIDETEIPFRSRHDPEDRPKGGRSPVGKMFVVCAVELSRDGHPRRIRMKHIPDGASKTLHGFIGQAVEPGAHVITDGWLGYENPPANTHEAKVVSGKKAHDILHWVHRVFSNLKTWAKGVFHGLRKCHLQRYLDEFVFRWNRRRHMRSAFDTLLGIGVGIGPATYRDFVEQRA, encoded by the coding sequence ATGCCAGCCAGATGGAAAAACGACAAACCCATGTCCCGCCCGGCGTTCGACGCCAGGTTTTCTGATGAGGAAGCGTGTTCGCATTATCTGGCGGAACATCGTTGGCCTGAGGGCTTTGTGTGTCCTTCCTGTGGCACCTGCAAGGGCTGGCCGTTAAAGCGAAATCGCGCGACTTGGGAATGTGCCGGTTGCGCACGGCAGACATCCGTGACGGCTGGCACGGTGATGCACAGCAGCCATTTGCCGTTGCGAATTTGGTTTCTTGCCGCGCACATCATCACCAGCCATTCCAACGGCATGTCAGCGCTGCAACTTCAGGCGCAACTTGGCCTTGGCAGCTACAAGACGGCGTGGCTCCTCTTGCAAAAGCTGCGGCGGTCGATGGTCAACCCTGACCGCAACCCCCTGAAAGACCTTGTCGAGATCGATGAAACAGAGATTCCGTTCCGGTCCCGGCATGATCCCGAGGACCGGCCAAAGGGTGGGCGGAGCCCGGTCGGAAAGATGTTTGTCGTCTGCGCCGTCGAGTTATCAAGAGACGGACATCCGCGCCGTATCAGGATGAAACACATTCCCGACGGCGCATCAAAGACGCTACACGGGTTCATTGGTCAGGCTGTAGAGCCTGGCGCTCACGTCATCACGGATGGCTGGCTAGGTTACGAAAATCCCCCTGCAAACACGCATGAGGCGAAGGTCGTCAGCGGCAAGAAGGCACATGACATACTCCACTGGGTCCACCGCGTGTTCTCCAACCTAAAAACGTGGGCAAAAGGCGTCTTCCACGGCCTCAGAAAATGCCATCTGCAACGCTATCTCGACGAATTTGTGTTCCGCTGGAACCGACGGCGACACATGCGAAGCGCCTTCGACACGCTGCTGGGGATCGGTGTTGGTATTGGCCCAGCGACATATCGTGATTTTGTTGAACAGCGCGCCTGA
- a CDS encoding NAD(P)H-dependent oxidoreductase codes for MTSKRIYILNGHPAENSLNRTLAESYAQAAQEAGHEVRLTHLHNISFDPDFGFGGYKVQKPLEMDLEQVLTDIEWSEHMVITTPMWWGGLPAKLKGLFDRTLLPGRAFNTRETNWMGMPTPMLSGRTGRVIMTSDTPNLFMRWVYHNAMLRQLRDQILGFIGIKPARFTHFSGASHPKPAIQNRPSSRAGSLR; via the coding sequence ATGACATCGAAACGCATATACATCCTCAACGGTCACCCTGCAGAAAATTCGCTGAACCGGACACTTGCGGAAAGCTACGCACAAGCCGCGCAAGAGGCTGGCCATGAGGTCCGACTTACTCACCTACACAACATTTCTTTTGATCCTGATTTTGGATTTGGCGGCTACAAAGTTCAAAAACCGCTAGAAATGGACCTTGAGCAGGTTTTGACTGACATCGAATGGAGCGAGCATATGGTCATCACCACGCCTATGTGGTGGGGCGGCTTACCGGCAAAACTGAAAGGGCTATTTGATCGCACCCTGCTTCCAGGAAGGGCGTTCAACACGCGCGAAACAAATTGGATGGGTATGCCGACCCCCATGCTTTCCGGGCGAACGGGCCGCGTAATCATGACTTCAGATACGCCCAATTTATTCATGCGTTGGGTTTATCACAATGCCATGTTGCGTCAGTTGCGAGATCAGATTTTAGGCTTTATCGGAATAAAACCAGCACGTTTCACGCATTTTTCGGGTGCAAGCCATCCAAAACCGGCCATCCAAAACCGGCCATCGTCACGCGCTGGATCGCTGAGGTAA
- a CDS encoding TetR/AcrR family transcriptional regulator, with protein sequence MARAQQKRTLETRTRLIAASEEIIDKRGFEELRVEDVVLSAGTAKGTFFAHFKDKNALMDLIIGGRIDQHLDKLEALAMPNTVEELVEALIPLSDFMTSERYVFDLILRYSGAAAVEEIGHIALTFARQIEILERWLAKTQFRQDITPALKAEGVQAFMVQAMATNFCALHNTQSIQARLMPYLAAWLTP encoded by the coding sequence ATGGCAAGAGCACAACAGAAGCGAACACTTGAGACACGAACCCGCCTTATAGCGGCGTCAGAAGAGATTATTGATAAGCGTGGGTTCGAAGAGCTGCGTGTTGAGGACGTCGTATTATCAGCGGGCACCGCCAAGGGCACCTTCTTTGCGCATTTCAAAGACAAAAACGCCCTTATGGATCTGATAATAGGTGGCCGGATCGATCAGCATCTCGATAAGCTAGAAGCACTTGCAATGCCTAACACTGTTGAGGAATTGGTAGAGGCGCTCATACCGCTCAGCGATTTCATGACCAGTGAGAGGTATGTTTTCGACCTCATTCTGCGTTATTCTGGTGCGGCTGCAGTGGAAGAAATCGGTCATATCGCTCTAACGTTTGCCCGGCAGATAGAGATTTTAGAACGTTGGTTAGCCAAGACACAGTTTCGCCAAGACATTACCCCGGCCCTCAAAGCCGAGGGCGTTCAGGCTTTCATGGTTCAGGCCATGGCGACAAATTTTTGCGCTCTCCATAACACGCAATCCATTCAGGCACGGCTGATGCCTTATCTTGCCGCCTGGCTAACGCCATGA
- a CDS encoding efflux RND transporter periplasmic adaptor subunit has protein sequence MFKSILIVSMALFSHDVGAQGRAAAVGVQSVEQQVFAETVPVFAQVVTGRDGAVAGRISGNVDTVYVLAGDRVEAGDLLIEANGELLSIRLDQSQAQIAESQAATRTAAARLMRAQISFDRIEALSDTASFSQGRFEDLEAELLEARSLLAEADAREKTAQTRLAEARYQLDRSIITAPFSGVILEVLTIPGAFIQAGTPVVRMLDTSAFEVRANVPARYADGLRPGLIVTAETDSGLKVALELRATLPIEDPSTRTRAVLFTTVLAANDALVAVGQSLTVDIPLGEARAMVTVPKDALVQASGGWTVFVAVDGQAQPRTVTVGVPVGNRYEVLDGLQIGDLVVVRGNERLRPGQDIAPSVVEVSQ, from the coding sequence ATGTTTAAATCTATTTTAATTGTGTCCATGGCACTTTTTTCGCATGACGTTGGGGCCCAAGGCCGGGCGGCTGCAGTCGGCGTACAATCGGTAGAACAACAGGTTTTTGCGGAAACAGTTCCGGTCTTTGCACAAGTTGTGACCGGGCGGGATGGCGCAGTGGCCGGGCGTATCTCAGGCAACGTTGACACAGTCTATGTATTGGCTGGTGACCGCGTTGAGGCAGGTGATCTGCTGATTGAGGCGAACGGCGAGTTGTTGTCAATCCGTTTGGATCAATCCCAAGCGCAAATTGCAGAATCACAGGCAGCGACAAGAACCGCAGCCGCACGTCTGATGCGGGCGCAGATTAGCTTTGATCGCATCGAAGCGCTCAGTGATACGGCGTCTTTCAGTCAAGGACGTTTTGAAGATTTGGAAGCAGAACTGCTAGAAGCCCGCTCGCTACTCGCTGAGGCAGATGCGCGTGAAAAAACCGCACAAACGCGCCTTGCGGAAGCGCGATATCAGCTGGATCGCAGTATTATCACCGCGCCGTTTTCAGGCGTAATCCTTGAGGTTTTGACCATTCCAGGCGCGTTCATTCAAGCGGGCACACCGGTCGTGCGCATGCTGGATACAAGTGCGTTTGAAGTGCGTGCCAATGTTCCCGCACGCTATGCGGACGGCCTGCGCCCCGGCTTAATCGTGACGGCTGAGACGGATAGTGGGCTCAAAGTCGCGCTTGAGCTGCGGGCAACACTCCCGATTGAAGATCCTTCAACACGTACCCGCGCAGTGCTGTTCACGACCGTGCTTGCCGCGAACGATGCACTCGTTGCCGTTGGGCAATCCTTGACGGTTGATATCCCCTTAGGTGAAGCGCGCGCGATGGTGACTGTGCCAAAGGATGCGCTCGTTCAAGCCAGTGGTGGTTGGACTGTGTTTGTGGCCGTCGACGGTCAGGCCCAGCCGCGCACCGTCACAGTGGGCGTGCCCGTGGGAAACCGTTATGAAGTGTTGGACGGGTTGCAGATTGGCGATCTTGTGGTTGTGCGCGGAAACGAAAGATTACGTCCGGGCCAAGACATCGCGCCGTCCGTCGTGGAGGTCAGCCAGTGA